One Natronomonas gomsonensis genomic window, AATGGACCATAACAAAGCAGCTCTAGACGGGGTGAACGATGACTAATCAGGCTGACCGCAGCCGAGAAATACTGGCCGACGCGTTCGACCGAGAGACGGACCCGCTCAAACGATATGAGCCGACATTCTCGCAAATCGATGTTGATCCCTTTGAGATGTTTTACTCCGAGATTTTAGAAGCGAATAACAACGCAGAGGGAACGAAGACTGCCTATCGGCGGCTATTCGAGCAATGGCGAAACCATATGCAAAGCGAAGGGAGACATCCAGCGTGCCCCAACGAACAGCATGTTCGGTTATTCGCAGAACACTGTCTAGAGCATCGAAATAATCAACCGGATACTGTTCGGACGAAGCTCCGTCGACTGTCTGGTGTTTTCGAGTACTGGCAATCCGACACCGTGTTTCCTCACCCACAGGATTTCAACCCATTTGAGCAGGTTACTTCCAAGATGGACCTGCGACGACCAGCACAGAAAGAGCCACCGCGTATTCCAGTCCCCACCCTCCGAGAAATACTCGAAGCAGTTACACACATTCGAGACTGGTTAGTTATCGGCTCACAGTTGAAACTCGGGCTCCGGGCCTCGGAGTTGTGTAATCTCCAACTCCAAGACATCAATCTGGATCATGACGAACTCAACCGATTCTATCCGGACTTGGGGACACATCCCGAAGTCTCGGACCGACCAAACGCAGTTTACGTTGCTACGCGTGAGGAACGGGACAAAAACAAATCGCGAAATCCACGTGTACTCCCTCTTGATGAAGAACTTCAGTCGGCCGTCACACGCTACTTGCTAACTCGACCTGATTCTGGTGCTCCCTGGGTAATCCTTTCACACACGACTCACAGCCAGGTTTCGCAAGAGTATGTAAATTCTACGTGGAGAGACGTATTCCGCCCCGAATACGATGAAACAGCGGAGCATCGAGCTGTGACAAGTCACTTCGGCCGACATCGGTTCACGACGTACTGGCGTGTCGAACAGGATCTGAACAGAGAACTCGTGAAATACATGCGCGGCGATACACCACAAGACGCCTCGAACGGTGGTCGAGACGCTATCGATGAATACCTTCACACGTACTACGAGGATATCGAGTCAATCTATCGGGAGCGGATATTCTCACTCGGTTTGAACGATCCGACTACTCCCGGATATTGAGCGAAGGAACAGCTTATCCGTCCGCCAACGTTCTGGAATCACCGCCGTAGAAAACAGCCGTTCGTTCACCGCCCGCCGACCGGCGGGACGAGCAAGACGTTACAGTTCGCTCGGGCGGTCACGGATTCGGATGTGCTCCCCAACAGCAGCCGTCGGATGCGGCTTCGGCCCCGAGAGCCCATGAGAACGGTCGTTGGCTGGACTTCCGCTTCGGCGGCGAGGATTTCCTCGACGGCTTCGCCTTCGCGAACCATCGTCGTCACCTCGATGCCCTTCTCACGCAGTCGCTCGGCCAGTGCTTCGAGTTTCTCTTCGGCGTCTTCGACGCCCGGAGAGCCGCTTCGGCGCTCTGGTGGGCGGACGTGTAGCAGCGTCGCCTCTTGGGTCGGGGTGTCGAGGTACCGGAACTGCTCGAAGGCGTGTTCGGCGTTCTCCGAGAAGTCCGTCGCATAGAGCACGCGCTGGAAGAGGTGCTCGTTGACGACTTCGTGGTGGTCGTCTTCCTCGGCGATGCGCTGGACCAAAAGCGGCCGGCTTGCCGTCCGGGCGACGTTGCGGGTCGTCCCGCCGATGAAGCGCTCTCGGAGGGGACTCTTTCCGCGAGAGCCGACGATAATCAGGTCGGCCTTGATTTTGTCGGCCAACCCGTTGATGCGTCGGTGTGGCGTCCCGCGGACGACGTTGGTTTCGACGTCGAATCCCTCCTCTTCGAGCAGTCGGCGCTGCCGTTCGAGGGCGGCTTTTGTCTGCTCGCCGATGTCGCTTCCCGGCATGCCCGTCGTCACGTTCGGACTGGTGACGTTGAGGAGGTGGACTTCGGTTATCCCGTAGCGGCCCAAACACTCGAGGCAGATTCGGGAACTCATCGCCGTCTCGATGGAATCGGAGAGGTCGGTTGCGTATACGGCTCGCATAGTAGGTGGTTAGGACGGTAGCGATATAATATTGTCCCATGTTCCCAATATTCTGGACAAGCCGAACACCGACGACTATCAGGGGCGGCCCCCTCTGTTTTGGTCCCCGGCCACGATAGCCGACGTATGTACGACCAAATCCTCTTTCCGACCGACGGAAGCGACGGGGAGAATCGCGCGCTCGACCACGTTCTCGACATCGCGTCGTCACACGGGTCGACGGTACACATCCTCAACGTAGCGGACACGACGCGGGATAGCCTCACGCGAATTCAGGGCGAGGTCGTCGACGTGCTCGAACGAGAAGGGGAGGACCTCCTCGAAGAGGTGGCTGAACGCGCCCAAGAGCGCGGTGTCGAGACAGTGTCGACCGTCGTTCAGGGTGAACCGTATCGCACCATCGTCGAATACGCCGACGAGTACGACATCGACCTCATCGTCATGCCGACGCACGGTCGCAGCGGCCTCCAGCGGTTGCTACTCGGGAGCACAACCGAACGCGTCGTCAGGCGTGCCGAGGTTCCCGTGCTCACGATTCGACCCGATGCCGCGGCCGAACCCCACTACCCGTATCGAGACGTGTTGGTTTCCACCGACGGCAGCGAGGGGGCGACCGAAGCGCTCTCGGTTGCGGCCGACGTGGCGACCGAGGCCGAGGCCGCCCTGTACGTCCTGTCGGCCATCACCTACCAGTCACTCGGTATCGACGTCCGAAGCGACATTCAGACCGCAATGCTGGAGGAAAGCGCCGAGGACATCGTCGAGGAGGCGACGGCACTCGCGGAACGCGCGGGCGTCGAGGAGGTACACGGCGCCGTCGAGTACGGGTCGTCGGTCCACAAGGCCATCCTCTCGTTTCTCGAAGAACGGGAGGTCGACCTCGTCGTTGTCGGCACCCACGGCCGGACCGGTTTCGACCGATATCTCCTCGGAAGCGTCGCCGAGGCGCTGG contains:
- a CDS encoding universal stress protein, with protein sequence MYDQILFPTDGSDGENRALDHVLDIASSHGSTVHILNVADTTRDSLTRIQGEVVDVLEREGEDLLEEVAERAQERGVETVSTVVQGEPYRTIVEYADEYDIDLIVMPTHGRSGLQRLLLGSTTERVVRRAEVPVLTIRPDAAAEPHYPYRDVLVSTDGSEGATEALSVAADVATEAEAALYVLSAITYQSLGIDVRSDIQTAMLEESAEDIVEEATALAERAGVEEVHGAVEYGSSVHKAILSFLEEREVDLVVVGTHGRTGFDRYLLGSVAEALVRTSPVPVLTVRPPAAEDDE
- a CDS encoding universal stress protein yields the protein MRAVYATDLSDSIETAMSSRICLECLGRYGITEVHLLNVTSPNVTTGMPGSDIGEQTKAALERQRRLLEEEGFDVETNVVRGTPHRRINGLADKIKADLIIVGSRGKSPLRERFIGGTTRNVARTASRPLLVQRIAEEDDHHEVVNEHLFQRVLYATDFSENAEHAFEQFRYLDTPTQEATLLHVRPPERRSGSPGVEDAEEKLEALAERLREKGIEVTTMVREGEAVEEILAAEAEVQPTTVLMGSRGRSRIRRLLLGSTSESVTARANCNVLLVPPVGGR
- a CDS encoding site-specific integrase; amino-acid sequence: MDLRRPAQKEPPRIPVPTLREILEAVTHIRDWLVIGSQLKLGLRASELCNLQLQDINLDHDELNRFYPDLGTHPEVSDRPNAVYVATREERDKNKSRNPRVLPLDEELQSAVTRYLLTRPDSGAPWVILSHTTHSQVSQEYVNSTWRDVFRPEYDETAEHRAVTSHFGRHRFTTYWRVEQDLNRELVKYMRGDTPQDASNGGRDAIDEYLHTYYEDIESIYRERIFSLGLNDPTTPGY